A window of the Streptomyces sp. NBC_00454 genome harbors these coding sequences:
- a CDS encoding ABC transporter permease — protein MLNAYRIELRRSPLLTAFPVMIAVDLLVLFGRSRYWIGVWPEASVAAQVVTLFLGPVLAGVSAWQAGRSSRVGMPETVLAAARPIWRIEAARLAATLTLGFLAYAVGCLTAAVISFSQAGPGFLWPSYLLLGASTLIIFASVGHLAGRWWPSATFTPIVCALGCFISMLALPFKFNVLAGPPDQHLRPLPVAVRLLFAVALATLAVTAPRLRSSAERQMPRRATSLPIRSAAIGATAASLITLVFAIPASGELRVERTASATAPLCDRAERGAPEVCVWPEHRKYLPELTAMAQRLGQPDQSSLKAPEAFYEFGLQRTKMGDRGFDIAEGHVRTAAIAMADQVFTQSLGLCRPPQKETRAWQAMDNIHLWLEYRSTGQDPAVADQGLHMEGVDAAQREATRAARMPAAEQQQWLGEERSHIDRDPSWCKPDDRF, from the coding sequence ATGCTGAATGCCTACCGCATCGAGCTGCGCCGCTCGCCGCTGCTGACAGCGTTTCCCGTGATGATCGCCGTGGACTTGCTGGTGCTCTTCGGCCGGTCCCGGTACTGGATCGGCGTATGGCCCGAAGCGAGTGTGGCAGCCCAGGTCGTCACACTCTTCCTGGGGCCCGTCCTCGCCGGCGTCTCGGCCTGGCAGGCCGGACGCTCCTCCCGCGTGGGAATGCCCGAGACCGTGCTTGCGGCCGCCCGTCCAATCTGGCGGATCGAGGCCGCACGCCTGGCCGCCACTCTCACCCTCGGATTCCTCGCCTACGCGGTCGGATGCCTGACCGCCGCGGTCATCTCGTTCAGCCAGGCGGGCCCCGGATTCCTGTGGCCCTCCTACCTCCTGCTCGGCGCCTCGACCCTGATCATCTTCGCGTCCGTAGGTCATCTGGCCGGCCGATGGTGGCCCTCCGCCACCTTCACTCCCATCGTCTGCGCGCTGGGCTGCTTCATCAGCATGCTGGCACTCCCCTTCAAGTTCAACGTCCTCGCGGGGCCGCCGGACCAGCACCTGCGCCCCCTTCCAGTCGCAGTGAGGCTGCTGTTTGCCGTTGCCCTCGCCACACTGGCGGTGACAGCACCACGACTGCGGAGCAGCGCCGAGCGCCAGATGCCGCGCCGGGCAACGTCCCTACCCATCCGCAGTGCCGCCATCGGGGCAACAGCGGCCTCCCTCATCACACTGGTTTTTGCGATACCGGCCAGCGGCGAACTGCGCGTCGAGCGCACGGCGTCGGCGACGGCGCCCCTTTGCGACCGTGCCGAGAGGGGTGCGCCCGAAGTGTGCGTGTGGCCCGAGCACCGCAAGTACCTGCCCGAATTGACTGCCATGGCGCAGCGCTTGGGCCAGCCCGACCAATCCTCGTTGAAGGCACCCGAAGCGTTCTACGAGTTCGGGCTCCAGCGGACCAAGATGGGCGACCGGGGATTCGACATCGCCGAGGGACACGTCCGTACCGCAGCGATCGCCATGGCCGACCAGGTCTTCACCCAGTCGCTGGGCCTCTGCCGACCTCCCCAAAAGGAGACCCGGGCCTGGCAGGCAATGGACAACATCCACCTATGGCTCGAGTACCGCTCCACCGGCCAAGACCCGGCCGTCGCCGACCAGGGACTCCACATGGAAGGTGTCGACGCCGCCCAGCGCGAAGCGACCAGGGCCGCACGGATGCCCGCAGCCGAGCAGCAGCAATGGCTCGGTGAGGAACGCAGCCACATTGATCGAGACCCTTCCTGGTGCAAGCCTGATGACCGGTTCTGA
- a CDS encoding helix-turn-helix domain-containing protein, which yields MSNDLIQHPEMSAVARILGIYIQSLPAGTPVGIKELVKQLPLGETSIANGLRELVAFGYLERSVESLPGGRIVTRTVSYNHPRAALSRPGACVTPSTRAGDPPPSSPERPLEPGPEPVAAPVAAPAPVRMPLPAPEPEPEPLAEPVAAPVPVRVPALAVGEEPGAEQPGAGRVPVPLNADDPERHRLACEVLAGLRRASPRLVLGERDIRYLAGGVEAWLERGVGVYALVAALTAKLPGDLRNPAGLIAHRLAAQLPPPLAPLPRAPDFVPPDPFQTCTTCDRAFRSSAPGTCKGCRPAEEEAAEEAGEVEQASAAGS from the coding sequence GTGAGCAACGACCTCATTCAGCACCCCGAGATGTCGGCGGTCGCGCGGATCCTGGGGATCTACATCCAGTCGCTGCCCGCCGGGACCCCCGTCGGCATCAAGGAGCTGGTCAAACAGCTTCCGCTCGGGGAGACCTCGATCGCCAACGGGCTGCGGGAGCTGGTGGCGTTCGGGTACCTGGAGCGGTCCGTGGAGAGCCTGCCGGGTGGGCGGATCGTCACCCGTACGGTGTCCTACAACCACCCCCGCGCGGCCCTTTCCCGTCCCGGGGCGTGCGTGACGCCCTCGACTCGGGCGGGGGATCCGCCGCCTTCGTCCCCGGAGCGCCCGCTTGAGCCGGGTCCGGAGCCGGTGGCCGCGCCCGTGGCCGCGCCTGCGCCTGTGCGGATGCCTCTGCCCGCGCCGGAGCCTGAGCCGGAACCCCTTGCGGAGCCTGTCGCAGCGCCCGTTCCGGTACGCGTACCAGCGCTTGCAGTGGGAGAGGAGCCGGGGGCGGAGCAGCCGGGCGCCGGGCGGGTCCCCGTTCCTCTGAACGCCGACGACCCCGAGCGGCACCGGCTCGCCTGCGAGGTGCTGGCCGGGCTGCGGCGGGCCAGCCCGCGGCTGGTGCTCGGGGAACGGGACATCCGGTACCTCGCTGGGGGTGTCGAAGCCTGGCTGGAGCGCGGGGTCGGGGTGTACGCGCTGGTTGCTGCCCTGACGGCGAAGCTTCCTGGGGACCTGCGCAATCCCGCCGGGCTCATCGCACACCGCCTCGCGGCCCAGCTGCCACCGCCGCTGGCGCCGCTCCCCCGCGCCCCCGACTTCGTACCGCCGGACCCGTTCCAGACCTGCACCACGTGCGACCGAGCCTTCCGCAGCTCCGCCCCGGGCACCTGCAAGGGCTGCCGCCCGGCGGAGGAGGAGGCGGCGGAGGAGGCAGGGGAGGTGGAGCAGGCCTCAGCGGCGGGTTCGTAG
- a CDS encoding class I SAM-dependent methyltransferase has translation MFTSQGPTLRELAVQALSSVERGYDLLAPTFDRTPFRTPDRMLDAVEETLADREGTFGTGLDVCCGTGAGIGMLRRLCRGRVTGVDLSTGMLAEAARAHPDSRVDLLRADARALPAALGDSYDLAVSFGAFGHFLPAERPALFSGIHGSLRPGGVFAFPIGAPIPPTHPAWWAVTGFDAAMRLRNAVWRPPFVMYYRTFPLSGVRTDLHTAGFTVETAPLPHFGHRPDGTPHWRLVLARRGK, from the coding sequence GTGTTCACCTCCCAGGGCCCAACCCTCCGCGAACTGGCCGTACAGGCCCTCTCCTCCGTCGAGCGCGGCTACGACCTGCTGGCCCCCACCTTCGACCGGACCCCCTTCCGCACCCCCGACCGGATGCTCGACGCGGTCGAGGAGACCCTCGCGGACCGCGAGGGCACCTTCGGCACCGGGCTCGACGTGTGCTGCGGCACGGGCGCCGGGATCGGGATGCTGCGGCGGCTGTGCCGGGGCCGGGTGACCGGGGTGGACCTGAGCACGGGGATGCTCGCGGAGGCCGCCCGGGCCCACCCGGACTCCCGGGTCGACCTCCTACGGGCCGACGCGCGGGCGCTCCCGGCCGCGCTCGGGGACTCGTACGACCTCGCGGTCAGCTTCGGCGCCTTCGGCCACTTCCTCCCGGCCGAGCGGCCGGCCCTCTTCTCCGGGATCCACGGCTCCCTGCGCCCCGGCGGAGTCTTCGCCTTCCCGATCGGCGCCCCGATCCCCCCAACCCACCCCGCCTGGTGGGCGGTGACGGGCTTCGACGCGGCGATGAGGCTGCGCAACGCCGTCTGGCGCCCGCCGTTCGTCATGTACTACCGGACCTTCCCCCTGAGCGGAGTCCGCACCGACCTCCACACAGCCGGCTTCACCGTGGAAACCGCCCCCCTCCCCCACTTCGGCCACCGCCCGGACGGCACCCCCCACTGGCGCCTGGTCCTGGCGCGGCGGGGTAAGTAG
- a CDS encoding amidohydrolase family protein produces the protein METFPKIISVDDHTVEPPNVWRDRLPSKYHDVGPRVVRAPLKEMTFLGGKFAPVMGAKGDDGPIGDWWVYEDLHRPLTRLDTAVGYDRDEIKLEVITYEQMRPGSFSVPDRLADMDVNHVQSALCFPTFPRFCGQTFTEAKDRELGLLGVRAYNDWMVEEWCGPEANGRLIPLTLIPLWDARLAAAEVRRNAARGVRAVAFSEIPPHLGLPSIHTDEWDPFLEACNETGTVIAMHIGSSSRMPSTSADAPPAVGSTITFANCCFSMVDWLMSGKFERFPNLKIMYAEGQIGWIPYILERANVVWEENRGWGGVADKVLRPPSELFAEHVFGCFFDDAFGLKNLDSIGVANVLYETDYPHSDSTWPKSREVGESQMGHLAPDVVDRIVRGNAIDLLGLTPEGLWPGA, from the coding sequence ATGGAGACCTTCCCGAAGATCATCTCGGTGGACGACCACACGGTTGAGCCCCCCAACGTCTGGCGGGACCGGCTCCCGTCCAAGTACCACGACGTCGGCCCCCGCGTCGTCCGCGCCCCCTTGAAGGAAATGACCTTCCTCGGAGGCAAGTTCGCACCCGTCATGGGCGCCAAGGGCGACGACGGCCCCATAGGCGACTGGTGGGTGTACGAGGACCTGCACCGACCCCTCACCCGCCTCGACACGGCCGTCGGCTACGACCGCGACGAGATCAAGCTCGAAGTCATCACGTACGAGCAGATGCGCCCGGGCTCCTTCTCGGTTCCCGACCGTCTCGCCGACATGGACGTCAACCACGTCCAGTCGGCCCTGTGCTTCCCGACCTTCCCGCGCTTCTGCGGCCAGACCTTCACCGAGGCCAAGGACCGCGAGCTCGGGCTGCTCGGCGTGCGCGCGTACAACGACTGGATGGTGGAGGAGTGGTGCGGCCCCGAGGCGAACGGCCGCCTCATCCCGCTCACCCTGATCCCGCTCTGGGACGCCCGGCTCGCCGCCGCCGAGGTCCGCCGCAACGCGGCCCGCGGCGTACGGGCCGTCGCCTTCTCCGAGATCCCGCCCCACCTGGGCCTCCCGTCCATCCACACGGACGAGTGGGACCCCTTCCTGGAGGCGTGCAACGAGACCGGCACGGTCATCGCCATGCACATCGGCTCCTCCTCGCGCATGCCGTCCACCTCGGCCGACGCCCCGCCGGCCGTCGGCTCCACCATCACCTTCGCCAACTGCTGCTTCTCGATGGTGGACTGGCTGATGAGCGGCAAGTTCGAGCGCTTCCCGAACCTCAAGATCATGTACGCGGAGGGCCAGATCGGCTGGATCCCGTACATCCTGGAGCGCGCCAACGTGGTCTGGGAGGAGAATCGCGGCTGGGGCGGCGTCGCCGACAAGGTGCTCCGCCCGCCGTCGGAGCTCTTCGCGGAACACGTCTTCGGCTGCTTCTTCGACGACGCCTTCGGCCTGAAGAACCTGGACTCGATCGGCGTGGCCAACGTCCTCTACGAGACCGACTACCCCCACTCGGACTCCACGTGGCCCAAGTCCCGCGAGGTCGGCGAGTCCCAGATGGGCCACCTGGCCCCGGACGTGGTGGACCGCATCGTGCGCGGCAACGCGATCGACCTGCTGGGCCTGACCCCCGAGGGACTCTGGCCGGGCGCGTAG
- a CDS encoding BTAD domain-containing putative transcriptional regulator encodes MDGIPAIPQQRNRPGAATAAAGTGVEAGTGTEPGTEAGSVTEAGTAIGAGSVTEAEAAAETQAGADAATTESETTGGNRFAVLGPIRAWRGPEVLPNGTPQQRALLAVLLLRDGRTATAPELIDAIWGEDPPQQALATIRTYASRLRKILDPGLLVSDAGGYAVRLPHPEALDLGIARALAADAEAARSEKGDRALARTLLARALKLWDGEPLAGVPGPHAETERTRLDEWRLQLLETRLDLDLELGHHAEAVSELTALTAAHPLRERLRELLMLALYRSGRQAEALAVYADTRRLLADELGVDPCPELAALQQRILRADAELALAEDPAPAAAPVHVRPAQLPATVADFTGRASFVQELGEILSGVDGQVMAVSALAGIGGVGKTTLAVHVAHAARPHFPDGQLYVDLQGTEARPAEPEAVLGSFLRALGTPDASIPDSPAERAALYRSTLDGRRVLVLLDNARDAAQVRPLLPGTAGCAALVTSRVRMAGLAGAHLVDLDVMSPEEALQLFTRIVGAERVGAERQAAFDVVGACGFLPLAIRIAASRLAARRTWTVSVLAAKLADERRRLDELQAGDLAVKATFELGYGQLEPAQQRAFRLLGLADGPDISLAAAAAVLGLPEHATEDLLEALVDCSLLESAAPGRYRFHDLVRLYARACAERDEQPPSEREAALDRLLDFYLATAGGVYGLERPGDRLVAHLSATRYPGLVFTEPHAAQDWLYAEADPLLACVRQAAVRTTGRADVLRRAVDLLWAAKDLAESGANSKQYEWAASALCEAAQAAKDPHAEGRARTTLTNTHLVAGRFAEADDEARQATLLARAAGDPLPSCWAPNDRGIIALYEGRYKDGERYLLEAIANFRADANYVGEASALCNLSRIHVELGRLTSAIDLAQQGIAIYDRMGLTLRLANGRYALGIALTQAGLTTEALVQLTAALALFHDNRQPLWEGITHFRLAEVHLSAGRATLAAAHAEQAVALRVMGGEWRRACVLMVLGRALRRLGQRDRARVCWRDAEVVFVQLGSSELAEVRALLAAEIAA; translated from the coding sequence ATGGACGGCATACCGGCCATCCCGCAGCAGCGGAACCGCCCCGGGGCCGCAACCGCAGCCGCGGGAACGGGAGTCGAGGCCGGAACCGGAACCGAGCCGGGAACCGAGGCCGGATCCGTGACCGAGGCCGGCACCGCGATCGGGGCCGGATCCGTGACCGAGGCCGAAGCTGCCGCCGAGACGCAGGCCGGAGCGGATGCCGCCACCACGGAATCCGAAACCACCGGCGGCAACCGCTTCGCCGTGCTCGGTCCCATCCGCGCCTGGCGCGGACCCGAGGTGCTGCCCAACGGCACCCCGCAGCAGCGGGCGCTGCTCGCCGTGCTGCTGCTGCGCGACGGGCGGACCGCCACCGCGCCCGAACTGATCGACGCCATCTGGGGCGAGGACCCGCCGCAGCAGGCGCTCGCCACCATCCGTACGTACGCCTCCCGCCTGCGCAAGATCCTCGACCCCGGGCTCCTCGTCAGCGACGCCGGCGGCTACGCGGTCCGCCTGCCCCACCCCGAGGCCCTGGACCTCGGCATCGCCCGCGCCCTGGCCGCCGACGCCGAGGCCGCGCGCAGCGAGAAGGGGGACCGCGCGCTCGCCCGTACGCTGCTGGCCCGCGCGCTGAAACTGTGGGACGGGGAACCGCTGGCCGGCGTACCCGGGCCGCACGCCGAGACCGAGCGCACCCGGCTCGACGAGTGGCGCCTCCAGCTGCTGGAGACCCGCCTCGACCTCGACCTGGAGCTCGGCCACCACGCCGAGGCCGTCTCCGAGCTGACCGCCCTCACCGCGGCGCACCCGCTGCGCGAGCGGCTGCGCGAACTGCTGATGCTCGCCCTCTACCGCAGCGGACGCCAGGCCGAGGCCCTCGCCGTCTACGCCGACACCCGCCGGCTCCTCGCCGACGAGCTCGGCGTCGACCCGTGCCCCGAACTCGCCGCCCTCCAGCAGCGCATCCTGCGCGCCGACGCCGAACTCGCCCTCGCCGAGGACCCGGCTCCGGCGGCCGCACCCGTACACGTAAGGCCCGCTCAATTGCCCGCCACCGTCGCCGACTTCACCGGCCGCGCCAGCTTCGTCCAGGAGCTCGGCGAGATCCTCTCCGGCGTCGACGGCCAGGTCATGGCCGTCTCCGCGCTCGCGGGCATCGGCGGCGTCGGCAAGACCACCCTCGCCGTGCACGTCGCGCACGCCGCGCGCCCGCACTTCCCCGACGGGCAGCTCTACGTCGACCTCCAGGGCACCGAGGCCCGCCCCGCCGAGCCCGAGGCCGTCCTCGGCTCCTTCCTGCGGGCGCTCGGCACCCCCGACGCCTCGATCCCCGACTCCCCCGCCGAACGGGCCGCGCTCTACCGCTCCACCCTCGACGGCCGCCGCGTCCTGGTCCTCCTCGACAACGCCCGCGACGCCGCCCAGGTCCGCCCGCTGCTGCCCGGCACCGCCGGCTGCGCCGCCCTCGTCACCAGCCGGGTCCGCATGGCCGGCCTGGCCGGCGCCCATCTCGTCGACCTCGACGTGATGAGCCCCGAGGAAGCCCTGCAGCTGTTCACCCGGATCGTGGGGGCCGAGCGGGTCGGCGCCGAACGCCAGGCCGCCTTCGACGTGGTCGGCGCCTGCGGCTTCCTGCCGCTGGCCATCCGCATCGCCGCATCCCGCCTCGCCGCCCGCCGCACCTGGACCGTCTCCGTCCTCGCCGCCAAGCTCGCCGACGAGCGCCGCCGCCTCGACGAGCTCCAGGCCGGCGACCTCGCCGTCAAGGCCACCTTCGAGCTCGGCTACGGGCAGCTGGAGCCCGCGCAGCAGCGCGCCTTCCGCCTCCTGGGCCTCGCCGACGGGCCGGACATCTCCCTCGCGGCGGCCGCCGCCGTCCTGGGCCTGCCCGAGCACGCGACCGAGGACCTCCTCGAAGCCCTCGTCGACTGCTCCCTCCTCGAATCGGCCGCGCCCGGCCGCTACCGCTTCCACGACCTCGTACGCCTCTACGCGCGTGCGTGCGCCGAACGCGACGAGCAGCCCCCGAGCGAGCGCGAGGCCGCCCTGGACCGGCTGCTCGACTTCTACCTCGCCACCGCCGGCGGGGTGTACGGCCTGGAGCGTCCCGGCGACCGGCTCGTCGCCCACCTGTCCGCCACCCGCTACCCCGGGCTGGTCTTCACCGAGCCGCACGCCGCGCAGGACTGGCTGTACGCCGAAGCCGACCCGCTGCTCGCCTGCGTCCGGCAGGCCGCCGTACGCACCACCGGCCGGGCGGACGTGCTGCGCCGGGCCGTGGACCTGCTGTGGGCCGCCAAGGACCTCGCCGAGTCGGGTGCCAACTCCAAGCAGTACGAGTGGGCCGCGAGCGCCCTGTGCGAGGCCGCGCAGGCCGCGAAGGACCCGCACGCGGAGGGCCGCGCCCGGACCACCCTCACCAACACCCACCTGGTCGCGGGCCGGTTCGCCGAGGCCGACGACGAGGCCCGCCAGGCCACGCTGCTCGCCCGCGCCGCCGGGGACCCGCTGCCCAGCTGCTGGGCGCCCAACGACCGCGGGATCATCGCCCTCTACGAGGGCCGTTACAAGGACGGCGAGCGCTACCTGCTGGAGGCCATCGCCAACTTCCGGGCCGACGCCAACTACGTGGGCGAGGCCAGCGCCCTGTGCAACCTCTCCCGCATCCACGTGGAGCTGGGCCGGCTCACCAGCGCCATCGACCTGGCCCAGCAGGGCATCGCCATCTACGACCGGATGGGTCTCACCCTGCGCCTGGCCAACGGCCGCTACGCGCTGGGCATCGCCCTCACCCAGGCGGGCCTGACCACCGAGGCGCTCGTCCAGCTGACGGCCGCGCTGGCACTGTTCCACGACAACCGCCAGCCGCTGTGGGAGGGCATCACCCACTTCAGGCTCGCGGAGGTCCACCTGTCGGCCGGCCGGGCCACGCTGGCGGCCGCGCACGCCGAACAGGCCGTCGCGCTGCGCGTGATGGGCGGCGAGTGGCGGCGGGCGTGCGTCCTGATGGTCCTGGGGCGGGCGCTGCGGCGGCTGGGCCAGCGGGACCGGGCGCGGGTGTGCTGGCGGGACGCGGAGGTGGTGTTCGTACAGCTGGGCTCGTCCGAACTGGCCGAGGTGCGGGCCCTGCTGGCGGCCGAGATCGCGGCCTGA
- a CDS encoding ATP-binding cassette domain-containing protein, producing MTTLTQGYGGRSIIENLDLSILPGVTGLLGPNGAGKTTLFRTLATIAPPQSGQLELFGSPVTNERQARHVRRRIGYLPQDFGYYPAFSITDFVRYCAWLREVPSKKADSATKEALAAVGLADRARDRMKSLSGGMLRRAGIAAAIVGSPSLLLLDEPTVGLDPAQRLDFRELIRSLAHAGTAVLLSTHLVEDVGAACDTVLVLSDGQVRHRGTPQQLAELAAPTAPGDSPLERGYMTVLGNRRPDAGAAAC from the coding sequence TTGACGACCCTCACGCAGGGTTACGGCGGCCGAAGCATCATCGAGAATCTCGACCTGTCCATCCTGCCCGGTGTCACCGGCCTGCTGGGCCCCAACGGCGCGGGCAAGACCACGCTCTTCCGTACCCTCGCAACCATCGCGCCGCCACAGAGCGGGCAGCTGGAGTTGTTCGGCAGCCCCGTCACCAACGAACGGCAAGCGCGGCATGTCCGCCGTCGCATCGGCTATCTCCCGCAGGACTTCGGCTACTACCCGGCCTTCTCCATAACGGACTTCGTCCGCTACTGCGCCTGGCTGCGTGAGGTCCCCTCCAAGAAGGCCGACTCTGCGACCAAGGAGGCACTGGCGGCTGTGGGCCTGGCCGACCGGGCCCGGGACCGCATGAAGTCGTTGTCCGGCGGCATGCTCCGCCGGGCCGGAATCGCCGCGGCCATCGTCGGCTCTCCCTCCCTGCTTCTGCTGGACGAGCCGACCGTCGGCCTCGACCCCGCCCAGCGTCTCGATTTCCGTGAGCTCATTCGTTCCCTCGCTCACGCAGGAACGGCCGTGCTCCTCAGCACGCACCTGGTGGAGGACGTCGGCGCCGCCTGCGACACCGTCCTCGTTCTGAGCGACGGCCAGGTGCGCCACAGGGGCACACCTCAACAGCTGGCAGAGTTGGCAGCCCCCACAGCCCCAGGCGACAGCCCTCTGGAACGCGGTTACATGACGGTACTCGGCAACCGCCGACCTGACGCGGGAGCCGCCGCATGCTGA
- a CDS encoding IclR family transcriptional regulator: MTRAIGNEVPVQRVGRSSTAGSALEKTLRITEALTAFGGPHRLAELAAAAGVPKSSTYRILASLVEQGYAVTDGDGNYGIGLRLRTLASQISADRPEGIVELLEFLQKCTGQAVHLALRSDNALTYIRKVESGRPVRTSSRVGMRIPLHATAIGKAVLAHLPPQEVEGIVRATGMPALTRHTLTGRERLAEELAAVRARGYAVDDEESELSVRCLGVAVFDRRGVPVGGVSLTAATFLTSREELERFSPALLEAARGVERLLRLG; encoded by the coding sequence GTGACGAGAGCCATAGGGAACGAGGTGCCGGTCCAGCGCGTGGGCAGGAGCTCTACGGCCGGAAGCGCCCTGGAGAAGACCCTGCGGATCACGGAGGCGCTGACAGCCTTCGGCGGGCCCCACCGGCTCGCCGAACTGGCCGCGGCCGCCGGAGTGCCCAAGTCCAGCACCTACCGGATCCTGGCCTCCCTCGTCGAGCAGGGCTACGCCGTCACCGACGGGGACGGCAACTACGGCATCGGCCTGCGCCTGCGCACCCTCGCCTCACAGATCTCCGCCGACCGGCCCGAGGGCATCGTCGAACTCCTGGAGTTCCTCCAGAAGTGCACCGGCCAGGCCGTCCACCTGGCGCTGCGCAGCGACAACGCGCTCACGTACATCCGCAAGGTGGAGAGCGGCCGGCCCGTGCGGACCTCCTCGCGCGTCGGCATGCGGATCCCGCTGCACGCCACCGCCATCGGCAAGGCCGTCCTCGCCCACCTCCCGCCGCAGGAGGTCGAGGGGATCGTGCGGGCGACCGGCATGCCCGCGCTGACCCGGCACACGCTCACCGGGCGGGAGCGCCTCGCGGAGGAGCTGGCGGCCGTACGGGCACGCGGCTACGCCGTCGACGACGAGGAGAGCGAGCTCTCCGTACGCTGCCTCGGCGTGGCGGTCTTCGACCGCCGCGGGGTGCCGGTGGGCGGGGTCAGCCTGACCGCCGCCACGTTCCTGACCTCGCGGGAGGAGCTGGAGCGGTTCTCGCCGGCGCTGCTGGAGGCCGCCCGGGGCGTGGAGCGGCTGCTCCGGCTGGGCTGA